A stretch of the Streptomyces sp. WMMB303 genome encodes the following:
- a CDS encoding M20/M25/M40 family metallo-hydrolase has translation MAERAAREEGGRAAPADGGHLDAQVFDEVVRATSELIRLDTTNHGAGEGNERPAAEYVASALADAGIEPRLLEKKSGRTNVVARIEGTDPAAGGLLLHGHLDVVPAEPADWTVHPFSGEVRDGVVWGRGAIDMKNADAMALSLARAWARAGVRPPRDIVLAFTADEEDSAEFGSDFLVREHPELFEGCTEGISESGAFTFHAGPGMRLYPVAAGERGTAWLKLTAHGRAGHGSKVNRANAVSRLAAAVHRIGEHEWPVRLTPTVRAALVRLAELHGLRPLRPDAPDAEVDALLAALGPAAALVEPVVRNSANPTVLEAGYKVNVIPGTATARVDGRMLPGAEEEFHATLDALTGPDVDWQFQHREIPLQAPLETPLFAAMTEALEHFDPGAHAVPHCMSGGTDAKQFSRLGIAGYGFTPLKLPEGFDYQALFHGVDERVPVEALHFGVRVLDRTLLGTAARSSAPSRSSATGGDPAGDDRRAGRDTTTPSGG, from the coding sequence CACCTCGACGCGCAGGTCTTCGACGAGGTGGTGCGTGCCACCTCCGAACTGATCCGGCTCGACACCACCAACCACGGCGCAGGAGAGGGCAACGAGCGCCCGGCAGCCGAGTACGTCGCCTCCGCGCTGGCCGATGCGGGAATCGAACCCCGGCTGCTGGAGAAGAAGTCCGGCCGGACCAACGTGGTGGCCAGGATCGAGGGCACCGATCCGGCAGCCGGGGGACTGCTGCTGCACGGCCACCTCGACGTGGTCCCGGCCGAGCCCGCCGACTGGACAGTGCACCCCTTCTCCGGAGAGGTCCGCGACGGCGTGGTGTGGGGCCGTGGCGCCATCGACATGAAGAACGCCGACGCCATGGCCCTCTCGCTGGCCCGCGCCTGGGCCCGGGCCGGGGTGCGGCCGCCGCGCGACATCGTCCTGGCGTTCACCGCGGACGAGGAGGACAGCGCCGAGTTCGGCTCCGACTTCCTGGTGCGGGAGCATCCCGAACTCTTCGAGGGCTGCACCGAAGGCATCAGCGAGTCCGGCGCCTTCACCTTCCACGCCGGTCCCGGAATGCGCCTCTACCCCGTGGCGGCCGGCGAACGCGGCACGGCCTGGCTCAAGCTGACCGCGCACGGCCGGGCGGGACACGGCTCCAAGGTCAACCGCGCCAACGCCGTCAGCCGGCTCGCCGCCGCCGTCCACCGCATCGGCGAGCACGAATGGCCGGTGCGGCTGACCCCGACGGTGCGGGCGGCGCTCGTCCGCCTCGCCGAACTGCACGGGCTGCGCCCGCTCCGCCCCGATGCGCCGGACGCCGAGGTGGACGCGCTGCTCGCCGCACTCGGCCCGGCCGCCGCGCTGGTCGAGCCGGTCGTGCGCAACAGCGCCAACCCCACGGTGCTGGAGGCCGGTTACAAGGTCAATGTGATCCCGGGGACGGCCACCGCGCGGGTGGACGGCCGCATGCTGCCCGGCGCCGAGGAGGAGTTCCACGCCACGCTCGACGCGCTCACCGGCCCCGACGTGGACTGGCAGTTCCAGCACCGGGAGATCCCGCTCCAGGCACCGCTGGAAACGCCGCTGTTCGCCGCCATGACCGAGGCGCTCGAGCACTTCGACCCGGGCGCGCACGCGGTGCCGCACTGCATGTCCGGCGGCACCGACGCCAAGCAGTTCTCCCGGCTCGGTATCGCCGGCTACGGCTTCACCCCGCTCAAGCTCCCCGAAGGCTTCGACTACCAGGCGCTGTTCCACGGCGTGGACGAACGTGTGCCCGTGGAGGCGCTGCACTTCGGCGTCCGTGTCCTGGACCGCACCCTGCTCGGCACCGCAGCGCGGTCGAGCGCCCCCTCTCGCTCTTCCGCCACCGGCGGCGACCCGGCCGGCGACGACCGCAGGGCCGGCCGTGACACCACGACCCCGTCAGGAGGCTGA